GTGTGGCCAGACCCCTCCGTTTTCAGATCTACCCCAGTGCCAGTGCCTGCAACTCCCCTTCCCCTACCGGGAGTATATCACTCCTGTACGCACTCTACCCCAGGTTATTTACACCATACGGAATCCTCGAGATGTTGTCGTCTCCTACTACTACTTCTCCAAGATGTGCAACAGCTATGAGGATCCCACATCCTTTGAGCAGTTCCTGAGGGACTTTCTGAATGGAGAGCGTGAGTGTGGTTTCAGGCTTACTCAGGGCACAGGGTTGGGTGGGTGGTGTCTTCCATCGCCTCTGGCTCAAGGGTCTTTTGTTACTGTCCACTGACGATGGCTGTGAAGCCAGGCTTCCCACAGGAGAGAGGTCAATGGCtcaggaggaaagcaaagcacTTCTGGAGAGACACACAGGTCCACAAAGCCCTGTTGTGCTTTGAAGCAGATGGAAAGTAGACTTCCCTGCCTTTTCCTGCAGAGTTCAGATGTCTTCAGGAAGTCTTGGCCAAGAAACCCTATAAAGCCCTGGCAGGACCTTACCCATGAGCCTTGCATACCTCTAGCCTCAGCCTCTTCCCATCGTGGACATGGCTGGAGAAGAACCCATTGCTCAGCTGTAATTGCAGCTGAACGTCCCAGTCCCACCTGCTCCCTGGAAACCATTGCTCTGTCCTGCATCGtggctgccctgctcccaaCCTTGTGTGAACCCTCCTCGGTCTTGCacatcccctgccctgccttaCTGCCTTTTGCCTCCCATCAGTGCCCCATGGCTCCTGGTTCGAACACGTCCGAGGCTGGATGGAGATGAAGGATGCagagaattttttcttcatcaccTATGAAGAGCTAAAGCAGGTAGACACCTAGGCAGACCCTCCAGCTCCAAACATGCTGGTGGCACAAGCCACTCGGTGCTAACAGGCTCTGTCTGTCCCTCCAGGACCTGCACAGCAGCGTGAGACGTCTCTGCCAGTTCCTGGGCCAGGATTTGGATGATGGTGCTGTCTCCTCAGTGGTGCAAAATGCCTCCTTCACGGCCATGCAGGAGAACCCAATGTGCAGCTCCATCCTGCTTCCTGCAGACATCATGGACCAGACGAAGGGCCAGTTCCTGAGGAAGGGTGAGCACAGAGGAACCCCATCACAACACCTCGGGGAGAGCCTCCTGTCAGGTGTCCTCCCCCATGAGGACAGCCAGAGCTGTCTTGGAGAGCCCTATCACAGTCCATTTGGGTCTGAAGAACAGGGTCtatataatcatagaatcataggagagaatcatagaatggtttgggttggaagggacctttagaAGTTAGCTAGTCCcctgagcagggacatcttcaactagatcaggttgctcagagccccgtctaacctgaccttgaacgatcccagggatggggatggtctCTCATTTTGGACAACCCCCTTGGGGTGGTAGCTGGACCCAAGGGCTGAGCCTCTCCTCTTGTGCCTACAGAGCAGAGAGGGGGCTTTGTGCTATGGTGGACTCTGAGCCACACACGCTTCTTCCTCAGGCATCTGCGGGGACTGGGAGAACCACTTCACAGTGGCGCAGAGCGAGACCTTCGACAGGATCTACCAGGACAGGATGCAAGGCCTGAACGTGACCTTTCCTTGGGACAGGCATTAGGATTTGTCCCTATCTGAAGCCAGCTAAGCACTGGGTATAAACCAGCCACCAGCCATTGGGGTAACTGGCTGCTGTTGGACAGAGGGCGTTGTATTGAGGGCTGCAAATGGTACTGAACCTCAGCATGCACACCATTAATTTGCACCCTTTCTCCTTGGGAGAGCTTTTTCTCCTGGGTTGTGCCTGTCCTCTCTGTCCCATCCCTCGACCCTTTTTCCCCTGAGGCAGGCTCTAGGGTCTCCCAGGGTAGGAcccacctccctgccctgcaacacattcctcttctgcaggcagaggagagtAGCACACAGATGAAACATGTCCTGCCCGTCACATCCACTGGCCAGGGCATCTTGATTGGGAGCTGCAGTCAGCTGAAATGTTGTCTTGGAGCTGCTTATCAAACGGGAGAGCAGTGGGGTAAACCCTTTGCATGGGGTGGGTTGAACAGCAGGATGGCAAAATATCCCCTCCACTTTCCAAGCCAAGAATGGGAACTCttcaaatcatagaatcatagaatggtttgggatGGAAGGggccttaaagatcatctagttccaagccccctgccatgggcagggacaccttccactagacgaGGCTggtcaaagccccatccagcctggcgctgaacacctccagggatgggacatccacagcctctctgggccaCCCATTCCAGTGCCTCACGACcctcacagtaaataatttccttacatctaatctaaatctaccctctttcagtttaaagccattaccccttgtcctatcactacatgcccttgtaaaaagtccctctccagctttcttgcaggccccctttaggtactggaaggctgctataaggtctccccagagccttctcttctccaggctgaacaaccccaactctctcagcctttcctcacaggagaggtgctccagccctctgatcctctttgtggccctcctctgaacTCACtgcaacaggtccatgtccttcttatgttgggggccccagagctggatgctgTACTCCAGGTGgagtctcaccagagtggagtagagggggagaagcacctcccttgacctgctggtcacgcttcttttgatgcagcccaggatatggttggctttctgggctgcaaacataCATTGCCAgatcatgttgagcttctcgtcaaccaacactcccaagtccttctctgcagggctactttcaatccactcatcacccagcatAGGACATGTCCAAGAGGGACATGGACGGTCAGCTTTAGGGCCAGGGGTGCTGTACAAGAGTTTAGGAAAGGGTGTGCAGCCAAGACAGCGTTGCCATTGCACCTCTCTTGATCCAGCCTGATAGAGCCTAAACCTAAATCAGGTGATGGGTTTCAGTGAAGCAAGGCCACTTGTGCAAGATGCAGTGGGATTTAGAAGCATAGCCTTGTCCTTGTGCTGAAAGAGGTGTAGTGCAGGATGGGATCTCCATGGGGACCACAGCCAAAAGCATCCCAGATAATCAGCCTTCTACAAGATTTAGATGATTATGCCCACAGAGAGGCTTTGGGGAATCAAAGAAGGGGATGGACCTTTGTGGATCTTGGCCAAGAGATGGCTCTGTGGTTTGTGCTCCACTGAGCTtggagggaagagcagctccttcagctgctgATGTACTGCTTGTAATTATTGACAGTCTTACTTCCTGATAAGGGCAGCCAGAGACACCAGGGGATGGCTCCAGGCTTGGCAAGACACTGTCCAGAGAGGGAAGGTTGTCCCAGGGACAGTGAGCACTGCCATGGTTGGCACGTCTGTGTTGAGGTCTTGAGCAACGTCCCAGCCGGAAGATGACCTGACTTGGAGAAAGCGTTCTAGCCCTGTTGGCAGTGAAGGCCAGGCCACCTTTATTGCACACCCACTCATGGCCAACGCATTGTGCCCAAGAACCACCAGGTCACAAGttgagaaataaagagaaagagtTTGTGACACAGCATTGGAAGgtaccccccaaaaccacagtCAAAATTGTTTCCTCTTATATAAAGTACAGTCAAATGACCCCATTCGTGCGTTATGCTCTGGATGTCTGGGTGCCTTATCGAAATGTTTGCCTTCAAGCTATATGTGTCTCACTCTACACCCAGCACAACATTTTTGTCTATGCCATCCCGCTAAAAGTTGAGGTTTGGATCAATGCCTCAGCAAGGCTTTGGAAGAGCCAATACCATGAAGCCTCGGTGCAACAGCCCTCTCTGCCCCAATCCTAAGtatggggaggggaaaaagccaACGTAAAAGGAGAGTGGGATGTGGGAATGGACATGGAGAGCTGTCAGGTCCCCAAGGACCCTGGCACAGCACTTTTTGACAAAGGGCTGGGCCATGTTCAATGTCTTGCAGAGGCCAAATACTACTTTGAACTATGTGTATCAACTAAATCATCAGTAATTATAAGAGGAGCCCTGAACGTCTACTAATCGGATGTAGGTGCTGACACTGCAGACACCCAGGAAAGGGCTCATTTGTCTAAATATAGGCAGTCTTCCACTACATAAAATTTCTATTCTCTGTTTATTCTTGTGCCATATTTATAACCTGATGAAGATGTCTTGGACGCTACAGGGTGACTCCAGCATCAGTCAGTGCACATATCCCACCCACCTTGCCTTTAGAGACATCAGGGTATCAGATAGAGGCCAGGTGGGATGTGCTATGGTGCTTGCAAAGATGTTCCATCAAAGATGAGACCACTAAAGGGTTTTGCTGGCTTTGGGAAACAATGTGCCTTGTACATCCAGAGTTACTTAAACTCCTTTACAGCAGGAGACAAGcccaaagaaaatacagcaagtaCAGCTGTCCTAGCAAAAAAAGAGTTCAGTTCCTGATTACCCTTCCTCCTCCTAGCTCACTCTTAATAAGCAGAGCCCTCATTAAGCCATAGAAAGTAATCGCTGTGCTCAGGGAATGTGTTTTCATGGCCTCCAGAGGGAGAATGCAACCAGAGCACCCTTCAGTTCTCTTCGGATGTGTCTCCTCAGATACGTGGAGAGCATCCTTCCCATCTTTACACACTTACACCTTCTCACCTCAGATCAACCAGCTGCAGCTGTAAATTTTACCTTGCCACAGGGCATAGACATCAGGTCCCAAACAAGGTATCTCTTTGTGAACTCATTTCTCGCCTGTTCCCTCTGTGTTTACACGGCACACGTGCTAATCCCATCCCACCCTCTCTTCTAGACCAAAGCACCTATTTTCCCCAGGGAAAGCCAGAGCCCAGCTGAGGGGCCGTTCACACCAGAGCCCACCCCAGTGTAGAGATGTATCAGACTGCTTTtgcctctctgctccagctctgttgtagccagctctgccctccccatGCACACACTTCCCTGCCGCTCCCCCACGTACCCAACACATCTCATCTTCATTCTACAGAAAACAACTCTCTggcaggcttaaaaaaaaaaaattcctactaCCTCAATCATTTTGAGCTGAGAAACAATGCAAATATATCCTCAGGTGTGGAACAAAGAGCCCATCCAAACCAAGCACCATGCAGAATGAGCATAGCTGGTCTGCTTCGTGTGGCACTAACTCTCAGCGGTGTGAATGTGAGCTGGTTCATGCCTTGGCTGCATGGAGTGGTCCACTGAGCCGCCTTCAGCATAGCAGGTCTGACGATGAAAGGATAAATGGTTGAGTTTTCACCCTAAGCTTGATCAAAACAGCAGGTCTGATGATGAAACGCAACAAATGATTGAGTTTTTACCCTACGAATGCCAGTGATATTAAATCCTGATCCCAGCCTGCCCAAGAAAGTGATAATGACAGCATGGTCACTGCTTGCCTTGGAAGAGATTGAGTGCCTGGTTAAATAAACAGCAGGTCTCTGCTGCTCCATGTTGAGAACCGACTGACAGCAATGATGCTAAAGCAGCCGAAGTCACTGTGTTCCCTGGTTTGCATGCACAGGACCAGTGTATGGCTGAAGAAAAATCGGGAAATTTGGGTTATCTTCACACTGTCCTGAGGAGAGGTGTCAGGGCTGGGTAGGACTGTGTTTTCAACAGGtcagcagggagaaaagaggaatttctgtttgaatttttGGGTACTCGAAGTAAAAGATGCTGGGAAACTCCAGAACATTTCAGGAAAGCCACAGCAGGTGTCAAGACTTGTCATACAGTACAAGGGACACCACTCCACACAAGGATCCTCATGCACAGTCAGTTGGTCCAAGCCTCCCTACGTAGTTAAAATTACACTTCGAACCACTTGGGTCTTAAGAGAAATGAATGAACgaataaatgaatgaaagaggaagacagaaagagaggaagagaagaataaaggagggaaggaaggaaaagaggaaggaggtgaggaaggaagagggaacgagggagggaagaaggaaggggggaggaaggaactCTGGTGAATTTTAGAGGATTCAGTCTAAATCCAGTTCCTGGAAAAACACTGAGCACGAAGCCAATACTTCTATTTGTAGCCACCTAGAAGATAACATGCCAAGTGTTATCAACAAACACAGGTTTGTTGGGGTTAAGTATCAAGTGAGCAATCGACTGTACAAATACAAACCAGGAATCACTGGCCAGACTCCCTGCAAGTGGGAAGAACCTAAGGATCAGTATCAAAGCACAACAGGCTATGGCTCAACAACCTATGGGTATTGCGACAAAAGCAAACCTCACCTGAGGCTTCTGGAACAGGGGGTCCTCCCACACACGAGATGTCTGTGTGACTGTTGTCCtttcccagcagagctgaggtCTCTGCTGCTCGTCAGTGGCTGGGTGTGTGCATCAGCTTTCAAGAAGGGTGTTGGCCAACTGCTGGAGACTGTCCAGAAGGGAGGCGGTAGCAGCTATCTAAGCATAGAAaacaggacagagatggagagatTGAAAATGTACTCAATGagcaaaactgaaaactaaGCAAACAGATAAGAACAGTCTTCAAATGCTAGTGCAGGATGGGATCTCCATGGGGACCACAGCCAAAAGCATCCCAGATAATCAGCCTTCTACAAGATTTAGATGATTATGCCCACAGAGAGGCTTTGGGGAATCAAAGAAGGGGATGGACCTTTGTGGATCTTGGCCAAGAGATGGCTCTGTGGTTTGTGCTCCACTGAGCTtggagggaagagcagctccttcagctgctgATGTACTGCTTGTAATTATTGACAGTCTTACTTCCTGATAGAGGCAGCCAGAGACACCAGGGGATGGCTCCAGGCTTGGCAAGACACTGTCCAGAGAGGGAAGGTTGTCCCAGGGACAGTGAGCACTGCCATGGTTGGCACGTCTGTGTTGAGGTCTTGAGCAACGTCCCAGCCGGAAGATGACCTGACTTGGAGAAAGCGTTCTAGCCCTGTTGGCAGTGAAGGCCAGGCCACCTTTATTGCACACCCACTCATGGCCAAGCTCCCTAGAGATGATGCTGAGCAAAGGTCGTCTGGGCCAAGCTTGCCCAGATAGCTAGTGCAAATGCAAAGAGGGGGTCGAGGATTTTGCTGAGTGGTGGAGGGTGCGGTGTGATTCTCCCAGCATCACATCACCTACCCTTCAGGACGTCCGCCTCCTCAGCCAGCCCTGGGGCATCTTCCCCCTTAGACATCTCCAGTGCGGGTGTCTGAGTCTGACACCTGACTGCAACTGCCGCCTAGGAGTGCCTGATGATCTCTGCTGAGCATACAAGGTATCTAAATGCATTTTCCAGATAGAGAAGTTGGCACGAGGTAGATCCAACCCACGATAGCAGCAGCATCGTATCCCTGCTCAGCAGTGTGACTATCTGGGTTGTTCAGCCTTGTAGGGGACCTGGGAGCCTGGCTGTGCCATCCAGGGACAGACCATCCTGCCACTTGCTCATCTGGTTTTGTTAAGACTGGGAGGAGGTCTCACACCAACCAAAAAATTAACTGGATTGTGAACACACACAAAGCTTGCAACCAAATTTCACAAAGACTTCCCGTCTCTTGGGACAAACATGGgacaaaagctggaaaaaccTTCCCCTGTtggaagatgctgctttcaGCAGTGGGAAAAGGTTTCTTACGTCTTCTCACGCTGCATTACTGGCATGGGATCATACCCATTTTCCCAGTTAAGCCTGGGCACTGATGCCCTATTCCTGCAGCTGCAAGGAGCCAGTCGTGGAAGGCAACTTGCAAAACCCTgtctccccccatccctgccactGATGGTCCAGAACCGGCTGTCCTGAGAGGACTTGTTTGCTCTGCAGATTCCCGAAACAGCCCACTTTCACAATCATGCAGCTTACGTGATGCTTATGGCACAAGAGTCGCTTCCTGGCAGAGGCTTGGCTTTTCATACTTGTTGAGCACCTGCCACGGGGCGCGGAGGGAGTTTTTCGAGGTGGAGGGGAGGAGCTGTGACAAGGGGGACTTCTCAAATAGCCAATGCCTTGAGCACAtgtcctgcctcctccctgccctgctcttccTTGGAGACAAGGAGCACACGGTATCTTTGCCACCAACATGAGGCTTGTCCTCCTGGCATGTCTCTGGGGTAAGTGAGGTgggattttcttcctctttgcttttgtcTTGGAATCTCTTTGTCAGTGGTTCTCCTCTTCCACTATTGCTTCTTCTACAGCCCGCAGCACAAAGCAAGTGGGACATTGCAAGGAACTGAAATGCAATTGGTGGTATTTGATAGCTGAGTGTGGACGCTCAGGTCCCCTCAGATGTCAGTAGACAGCTGCCCCACCTTGGCACCAATACCTAGACACCTCGAGAAGTGTCTCATTGGGGAACTGAATCCCAGTGCTCGTGAGCAAAGACAGCAGCACACAAGGTGGGCTTCCCTGCTCCTGTTTATCTGCTGTGGGTTCCTAGCCTCTGTGggttcatagaatcatagagtggtttgggttggaagggacctttcaaggtcagctagtccaagccccctgcaatgagcagggacatcttcaactagatcaggttgctcagagccccatccaacctgaccttgaatgtttccagggatggggcatctaccacctctctgggcaacctgttccggTGTTTCAGCGgcctcatcataaaaaatgtcttccttgtaTCTTCCTTTGTTCCTGTGCATCAGGGATGAGACCAGACCTGGTGGCAATGGGCAGAGGCACTGAGCGTGCTCAGTGGCTACGGTACGTGGGTAGGCACTTCAGGCTCCCAAGAGGATATGTTATCTGAATCCCACTGGAATTTACAGAGAAGGGGGATAACCATTAGGTATCTCAGCCCATAAACCTTAGaagtagctaaaaaaaaaacaaaaacaaaacaggcagaTGGGTAAATGACTTGTCAGCAGTTCTGCCCTTGCCCAAAGCTGTTGGTCAATGCTTGGGATCTTGCCAGACTGCTGCATTTGAGAGCAGAGATCATTGTTTGTGTTCAGCTCTTCTTTGCTGTTGACCTTCTACAGTAGGCACAAAGTCCCCTTCTCCTGagtttccaggaaaaaacaggTCCTGGCAAGTTTTTCCTCAGGCTTTCCCTCCCAGGGTTTGCCTCCACCTCTAGTTAATCCTCAGGGAAATCTGCTGAATGGGAATAGCTTCTTTGCACAAGTCTCCAGACACATTCCACCTTGAAGACGCTTCTTTGCACAACCCAGTAGCAGGCATATAGCTGTTCCCGTGGCATTTCATTGCTGCCATTAATGTCTGCAGGACTGACAGCAGTCCTGGGGTTAATTTTGTCTGGTGCCTGCCTGAAGTTCAGAGACAGCAATGCTTCTTCCTGGTCTGGCCCTGACCGACAGGcaagaataaaaatgctgtgCTGCTTGCAACTCATCacattttcagcagtttcaTTCAGTGGTGTACCTCTTGCCTGGCTGCTGATGAGAGCTGGGTGTCACACCAAGAGTCTCTAGGCAGAGACTCCAGCCCCAGTTCGACCCTCTGCTGCTCTGGACACCAGCCCTAGGATGAGATTGGTATGCATCAGCCATGACTCAGCTCTTTCCACTGGCTGTCACAGGAGTCTAGATAATCTAAGCATCTAATCTAACCTGTCTGGACACTGACTTTCAGGTGACTGAATATGGACAAGAGAAACCCCAACTGCTCTGCTATGGTATTTTCACATTATCTGCCcaaaccaatatttttttttttccccagtaggttgattttggggttttttccttatctgATCTCTTTATCAAGAAAGTCCTGTGGACATGCACTAGGATAGGCAAAGCCAATTGACAGCTGGGTTAGGGAGACAGCCAGCAATGATGGGCCCTAAGAGAACTCACAGAGTCTTGTTTCTTGCCTGTGTTTTGCTGTCCTGAATCTCTGCACTCTGCAGAGCTCATAAGACTTAGACTAATACACTGTGTTTCTTCTATTTCAGCTTCCCTTGCAGGAGTCCTGCTGGCAGGTCAGTATTTGTAGTAGAGAGTGGAGCATGAGTCAGCACACACAGCTATCATAAAATGTCATGCAGAATGATGCTATGTCTGATCTGGAGATTTAAATATGCTGCTTGGGGCTAAGAGACCTTGGTCTGAAACCTGCTTCTGTGGCCAATGATCTTTCTGTAAACCACATTCTCCTGATTAGCTGATGGAGAAGACCTGACTCTAGCTCCTGTATGCTCTGTGAGATGCAGCTGGCTGGAGATTTATGGGTGAAAGGGGCAGTACTGATCCAAAACATTGACAAAACAGCTGCTTATTTTAGTGAAGTTAAACCAGAAGTTGAGATACCCTCAATGCTGGGGTCTGATCTCCATGAGATGGAAGAATCCCTGGTGTCCCCTTGGCTCCATGAGCCGGTGTGGAGGTGCTTCAGGGTTTCAGTCCCTGGCACTTTTCAGTCCCTGAATTTCTCCCACTACAGCACCCCAGATCTGTGCAAAGGGACAATGGTATCCAGAGAGATTTGGTTCTTGATATTAGGTGGCAAACAGTGTTGTGATCAGAGGTTTGGCAACTGGGGCCAGGTTTTCAGAGTGATTGTGTGTCCTTGTGGGTTCAACAGCAGGAACAGGACTGAGTAGGTCCTTTCCACTCCCAAGTGCTGACTGGCTGTAGGTCCACAACTGCACCCAGCAATCACTGCCAATAGCTGAGAAAACCCAACCCTTCCCTTGGGGAAGGggtagaaatgttttcattctctcCTCCCTGTTTCCAATCCTTGTAGCAGCATTTGCTGGGAGACACAGGCCTTAACTCTGGGGACACTTACCCAGAACCTGAATGCTGGGGTAGGTTTTGGGGGCACAACACATCTCCCTCTACAGCTGAAAATGAGCCCTGTGATTTGTATCTCAAAACAGACTTATGGTGCCACAAACACCCGCAGCTTTTGGCCATTCCGAGCTCAAAACCCAGTTCCCAACCACCAAAGATTTGGGATGCTAGAATATCCTgggcttttcttcctcctggtTTGGCAATAAAGACAGTCTCACTGGGGAGGAAAAGACCTCTTTCTCATTCTCTGCCTTCACCCTGGGGTGTCTGGTCTCTCTAGAAGATGTAGACACAAGCAAACATGAGATCCGCCTTGTGGGTGGCCCCAACCACTGCTCCGGGAGAGTCGAGGTGCTTCACAATGGCATCTGGGGGACCGTCTGCGATGACCAGTGGGATTTACGGGAGGCGAAGGTtgtgtgcaggcagctgggctgtgggacAGCGCTATCAGCCCCTCGGGAGTCTAAATACGGGGAAGGGAAAGACCAAATCTGGCTGAGTGACGTGAACTGCAAAGGGACAGAAGCATCCCTCGCTGAATGCAAGGCGAAGCCGTGGGGAGACAACATCTGCAACCACGTAGAAGATGCCAGCGTGGAGTGCTCAGGTAACCCCCAGGTGTTTTCTACTTTGTGCCACATTGGCCCTTCTGCCTCAAATAAGCCAGGGTGCAATTTCTGACCCATCCAGTTAGGAGGTCAGGGATGCAGAATGACTTTGTTCAGCTCCAGCTTCTTACCCCGCTTGACCCAGAGAAGTTGCATCACAACTCCTGGACCTGGAACAACCTGCAGAGATGGGAGAGGACACAAACAGTCCCATCCCTTCCCTGACGGCCTCCATGCTGATACTATTTTCCCTTCAACTTTCCTTCTTAAGCCAGAAGTTAGGAAAGGAGCCTTTGACAGGCACTTGGGATGAGCAGAGACAGTTTTGGTGCATCACGGGAGATTCTGCTTTCTCCAGGCAATCAGGGATACAGAGACATGTCCCAAAACTTTTCCCTCATTTGTTTTtggcagaaacagaaatacctGAGCCAGGACCAATCCGGCTGGTGGGAGGCCCGAACCGATGCGCTGGGAGGGTTGAGGTGCTTCACGAGGAACAGTGGGGCAGCGTGTGCCATGACGACTGGGATCTAAACGATGCCCAAGTCGTGTGCAAGCAACTGGGCTGTGGGGATGCGGTGCTGGCCCCCATTGGAGCCAAGTTTGGACGAGGATTTGACACCATCTGGCTGGATGACGTGAACTGCACAGGAGTGGAAGCTGCTCTCTCCGAGTGCCCTGCGAGGCCGTGGGGGGACCACAACTGTTACCATGGGGAAGATGCCAGTGCAATTTGTTCAGGTAATCCTCCCATTCTCCTGCTTTTGCCAGCCATGCATGAGGGTGCCTTCACTGTCAACATGGGCACAACCTTGGACAGGAACAAGGGCTTCCTATGAGGCACTCTCCTACTGGGTTGGTGCTAATCTAATAGTCCCGCTGGTGGCCTGGGGTCCTTACTCCATGGAAGAGGGCTTCAGTCTGGGagtttctctcctctctgcttaCTGGGGTGCTCTGTGgccatttttcttcagctcagGCTTGAGGTTAAGACTGCCATTGTTCTTCTTGCTTGGCC
This genomic window from Buteo buteo chromosome 33, bButBut1.hap1.1, whole genome shotgun sequence contains:
- the LOC142026401 gene encoding scavenger receptor cysteine-rich domain-containing group B protein-like: MRLVLLACLWASLAGVLLAEDVDTSKHEIRLVGGPNHCSGRVEVLHNGIWGTVCDDQWDLREAKVVCRQLGCGTALSAPRESKYGEGKDQIWLSDVNCKGTEASLAECKAKPWGDNICNHVEDASVECSETEIPEPGPIRLVGGPNRCAGRVEVLHEEQWGSVCHDDWDLNDAQVVCKQLGCGDAVLAPIGAKFGRGFDTIWLDDVNCTGVEAALSECPARPWGDHNCYHGEDASAICSDSGITVSTTVRLVGGPNRCSGRVEVLHNGVWGTVCDDQWDLREAKVVCRQLGCGTALSAPPESKYGEGKDQIWLSDVNCTGTEASLTECEAKPWGDNICNHVEDASVECSEVDIPEQGPVRLVDGPNKCAGRVEVLHENRWGSVCDDHWDMKDAKVVCKQVGCGSPLSALGGARYGRGSDIIWLDDVECNGTEESISDCPARPWGEHNCYHGEDADVVCAVNKILEETEAP
- the LOC142026402 gene encoding sulfotransferase 2B1-like produces the protein MPVQYVTYEGIKFPPAYNSENSLSFAHNEFLVRDDDIFNVTYPKSGTVWMTEILSLIRSRGCPSWSRAVLNSDRMPWFSTRLGLESALSYPPPRLLTCHLPRHIFPKSFSHSSAKVIYTIRNPRDVVVSYYYFSKMCNSYEDPTSFEQFLRDFLNGELPHGSWFEHVRGWMEMKDAENFFFITYEELKQDLHSSVRRLCQFLGQDLDDGAVSSVVQNASFTAMQENPMCSSILLPADIMDQTKGQFLRKGICGDWENHFTVAQSETFDRIYQDRMQGLNVTFPWDRH